CAGAAATTGTACCAGGGTTTGAGAAGTTAATTCCTAGTAAATGTGCAAGAACGCGTTTTGTTACGTCACGAATGTCCGCAGCACGTTCTTTCATATATTCGTTATCCATGTTTTCAAACATAGAAATAAACATTGATGCAACTTCATCCATTGCAAATTCAGCATTTACTTTTTCGCTATTTACTTTATCTTTTACTGGGTTTACTAGTTCTGGATCATTTAACACTAATAAATGTGCTTCAAAGATCGCAGCTTTGTCAGCACCTAGCTCAGCAAATGCGTGGTCCTTAATAGCTTCTAATTCAGTTTTTGCTTTCTCAAGCGCAGCGTCTAAGCGTGCAATTTCTGCAGCTTCGTTTGTAATTGATTTCTTTTCGATGTTAAATTCAGGATTTTCAAGTCTGAAAGCCTTTGCAATAGCAATCCCACTTGATGCAGCGATCCCTTGAATGTTAAGAGTCATTATTCTCCTAATCCTTCGTTTTTCATAGTTTCTTCGATAGCTGCTAGTGCTTGAGCTGCATCATCACCATTTGCAGTGATTTTAATTTCTGCGTTTTGTTGAATGCCTAAAGACATAACGCCCATGATTGATTTTAAGTTAACGTTCTTTCCGTTATACTCTAAGTTAATATCAGAACCGAATTTGCTTGCAGTGTTTACAAGTAGAGTTGCTGGACGAGCATGAATTCCTGAGTCGCTAGTTACTTTAAAGATTTTTTCCATGATAATTTATCTCCTTTAAATTACAGTATTTTTTAGTTGTATAGACGTGAGTACTACATCATCTATTGTATATAATAGGCGATGTTCGGTCAACCACATCGCCTATTATAATTATAAACATTTTGCGTCAAATTCCTACTGAATGTCAATAATAGCGGTTTCGCCCTTCTTAACATTTCCATCTTTTTTCAATTCGACTTGTTGCCCTTGTTGTAAGTTTGTAAAGACAATTGGTGTAATGATAGATGGTGCATTTTCTTTTACAAATGCAAGATCTACTTTTAATAATGGTTGGCCTTGTTTCACCTTGTCGCCTTGTGCTACAAGCGCTTCAAAACCTTCACCATTTAATTTTACAGTATCAATACCGAAGTGAATTAAAATTTCTTTTCCGCCTTCAGATTGAATACCAATCGCATGTTTTGTAGGGAATACATTGACAATCTCACCGTTCACTGGAGAAACTACTGTTCCTTCAGTTGGCTCAATTGCAAATCCGTCTCCCATCATTTTTCCTGAGAATACTTGGTCAGGTACTTCTGTAATTGGTAAGATTTTTCCTTCGATTGGTGATACAATTGTTTCATTTTCATCAACTTTTTGAGGAGTTTCTTCCACTTTTACAGGATCTTCTTTTTCAACATGAGGTGTACGACCTGACATAATATCATGAATTTGTGATTTTAATGTGTCAGATTTCGGTCCGAAAATAGCTTGAATGTTATTTCCAACTTCAAGTACACCAGCTGCTCCAAGTTCTTTTAAGCGGTCTTTGTTTACATTCTTTTGTTCGTTAACTTGAACACGTAAACGAGTAATACAAGCATCTAAAGAAGCAATGTTTTCTTTACCACCAAGTGCTACTAATACTTCACGAGGGAGTTCGCCTGCTTCTGCTTTTCCTGCGCCGTCATTTGCATTTGCCACTTCACGACCAGGTGTTTTTAGATTCCATTTACGAATTGCAAAGCGGAATCCGAAGTAGTAAATAACTGCTAGTACAAGACCAACAATAATTACCCACCACCATGCTGTACGGCCTGGTAGTACACCGAATAATAGGAAGTCAATTAAACCACCAGAGAATGTCATACCAATTTTAACACCTAAAATTTGCATTGTCATAAATGATAGACCAGCAAATACAGCGTGAATTCCGAATAATACTGGCGCTACGAATAAGAATGAAAATTCAAGTGGCTCTGTAATACCTGTTAAGAAAGATGTTAATGCTGCAGAACCTAAAATACCTGCTGCTAATTTTTTATTTTCTGGACGTGCTTCATGGTACATTGCTAAAGCTGCTGCTGGAAGACCGAACATCATGAACGGATACTTACCAGTTGTAAATGTCCCTGCTGTTAATTCTACACCGTCTTTTAACTGTGCCATAAAGATTTTTTGGTCACCACGGATTAATTCGCCAGCTGCATTTGTATACTGACCGAATTCGAACCAGAACGGTGAATAGAAAATGTGATGTAATCCAAATGGAATTAATGAACGTTCAATTAAACCGAATATAAATGCTGCGATTGTTCTATTTGCATCAATCATTTGATGTGAGAACGTGTTTAAGCCACCTTGAATGTATGGCCAAACGAAGCACATGATAATACCTACTATTAAAGAGAATGTTGCAGTTGCGATCGGTACGAAACGCTTACCTGCAAAGAAACCTAAGTATGATGGTAATTCAATGTTGAAGTATTTATTATAGCAATATGCCGCTACTATACCGACGATAATACCACCAAATACCCCTGTTTGTAGCGTTGGAATACCTAATACGTTTGCATACGCTGGATCTGCAAATCCAATTTTTACTGGGTCTGCTCCAGAACTTGTTACTTTCACTAGCTTATCTACTTCTAAGAACACACTCATCGTTTTGTTCATAATTAAGTAGCCGACGAATGCTGCTAAACCAGCTACTCCGTCTCCACCAGCTAAACCAATTGCTACCCCAACTGCGAATAATAATGCAAGGTTAGCGAAAATAATATCACCAGATTGTTCCATAATTTTTGCAACCATTACGAACCAATCTGCTTTTAAAGCAGGAATAACATTTGTTAACTGTGGATTTTGAAATGCATTACCAAATCCAAGTAAAATACCTGCCGCCGGTAAAATCGCTACTGGAAGCATTAACGCTTTTCCGACTTTTTGAAGAACACCAAAGATCTTCTTAAACATGGAAACCCTTCCTCTCTTATCTATATTGATACCTTCCGACAAACGCCAAAAAGACATGAGGAAAAAAAGATAGAACGATAGCTATACAAAGGGTAGTATATCCCTTTCTCTAGCTTACATTCCTTACTTTTCTCCACTCATGCCTGATCGAATCAGTAACACGTGTCAAAAATAGGTTTACGTATAAGTTCACTATAATTAAGGCAAACGTTTTCGTTACTCACCTTAATGTGTTTGTCGAAATTTGTATAACTTTGCAATAGTTATTATACATAACTATTGTAAGCGATTCAATCATTTTTTTTAACGTTTTCATTTTAGACAAAAATATATGGCTTTTTACACATGCTCTGCCTTTACTAAGCGTTGCAAGTGCATCGTTAAATAAATACTTTCAGCTTCATATACAGGTAGTTGCAACTCTTTTTGCATGACCTTAACTAGCTTCCAAGCCAAGTTATAGCAAGCTGGATACTCCGCCTTTAATAAATCAGCAAAACTTTGCGATTCCTCTACTTTTTCTCCTTTTTTCACCCTCTCAATAGCATATTGAAGATGACGAATAAGACGTAAATAATGAATGCTCTCTTGATCTAATGTAATTTGTAAGTTTGTCTCAATTAAAGATACAAGTTGTGCAATGAGACGGGAGTTTTGATTAACTGAAGATAAATCAGAATTTGTAAGCGAACTGTAAATGTGAAGTGCAATAAAACCAATTTCTCCTTCTGGCAATGTAATTTGCAAACGAGAATTTAAAAGTTCTACAACACCTTCCGCAATTTCATATTCCTTTGGATAGAGCATTTTTGTTTCAACTAAAAAAGGGTTATCAATTGTAAGTCCTTGTTTTAACTTTTTAATCGCAAATGAAATATGATCTGTTAACGCAATATGAATATGTTCATTTAGTGGCGATTTCGCTTTCCCTTGAATGTACAGCATAATATCGTTCATCAATTCAATTAATTTTTCACTAATATGCGGCACTAATAATTTGTATTGTTCACGATCACGTTCATTTTTTAAGACAAACATCTTTTCGATTTGTTCTTGCTCCAATACATCTTTCGCTTTTTTCCCAAATCCAATTCCTTTACCAATCACTACTACTTCCTCGTGTTCCGGATGGCTAGCAATGATGACATTATTATTTAAAACTTTTTTAATTTCTAGATAATTACTCATATAACACCACCCTCGTACTTAAATAGCCTACTTTTATGTTACAGAATATTCTTCTTTGTCGTCAATGTAAAACATCTGCCATTTAATAAAAATTCATTTTTTAGACATGTTTATATATGATGCGTATAATGTAAGAGCAACTGTACATAGAAAGGAGATAACAGCATGATTAAAATGTTTGTAAGTGATATCGATGGTACAATGATGCAACACGGAGGTCTTATTGACGAACAAGATGTTGCGGCACTGCGCAGCCTTGCCGAGCAAAATGTTATTCTTTGCTTCGCTTCCGGAAGACTTGATAATGAAATTGCAGACTTAATGAAAGCTGTAAATACAAATTTTCATCGCATTAGTGTAAATGGTGTTTTTGTATATACACATGAAAATAAACAACTATTATCTGCAACTTTTGATTCCAACATACTTCCCGATTTGTTAGCTATGACGAATGAAGATCCTTATTTCCGTTATGTAAGTGATGAGCATAATTATTACATTGAAGAGAAAACACCTTTCATTCAAGAACTTGAACAACAAGTAACTATGACTTCTGTTGAAGAACCAAACTTACTACAGAAGATTGATGATACAATTTTCCCAAATAAAATTTCTGTCGGTGGAACAAAGGAGAGCTTACAACTCCTTCAGAAAAAAATTGATGAAAAATTCCACGGGAAAGTTAGTACTTTCATCTCAGCAGAACAATGTTTAGATGTAATGCCACCGAATGTTAGTAAAGGCTCTGCCATTTCTGTTTTATTAAATGAGTTTCAAATAAAACCTGAGGAAATTGCTTGTATAGGGGATTCTTATAATGACATTCCTATGTTTTCTTTAACTCCTCACAGTTTTGCTATGTCGCAAGCAGATGATGCAGTAAAAAAACACGCTCACTATGTAGTAAATCACGTCAAAGATGCTGTTAACCACGTAATTGCTCATAATAAAAATACGACTCATTCCTTATAAGGATGAGTCGTATTTTTATTTCTTTACATGTTAACCATTTTCAATTCCACTGTACTTCACAAACTGAAATATACTATTTGTTACGTGCGATATTCGTAATAAATTTATAACGATCTCCACGATAAATACATTTCACGTACTCTAGCGGTATCTCACCTTCTGAATATGACCATTGACGCATTACAAGTACAGGCGCCTTTTTAGGAATATGCAGATGTTCAGCTTCATTTTCCGTCGCAACGGAAGCTTCAATTGACTGAGTAGCGCTAACAAGTTTAAAGCCCAGTTTTTTCTCTAAATGTTCATATAAAGATTGTTGCAATATCTCTTCGTTAATATCTTTTACAAGAGCTGGCGACAAATATGTCGTCTCAAAAGCAATCGGTTCATCATCAGCTAAGCGAATACGCCTCACTTCATAAACCGATTCCCCCTCCTGTATTCTCAACCGGTCTGCTATTTTAGCAGTAGCTGGAACTAGGCGGAAACTAAGTAATTGACTACTTGGGTTCATCCCACGAGAAATCATGTCTTCTGTGAATCCCGTCATTCCTTGCAATTTTTGTTCCACTTTCGGAAGTTGGACAAATGTTCCAATTCCACGCTTCCGATATAAATAGCCTTGTTCCACTAAATTATTAATCGCCTGTCTGATTGTCATTCGACTCACTTCGAACTTATCACAAAGTTCATTCTCAGATGGGATTTTATCTCCCGGCTTCCATTCGCCGTCCTCAATTAGCTGTTTCACCCACTCTTGAATCTGATAATAGATCGGAAATGGTGAATACTTGTCGATGTTCATCAGCAATCGCCTCACTGCATAAAGATAGAGCTTCTTGATCAGCGATTACGGTTACATTCGGATGACGTTGTAAAACTGTAGCCGGACACTCTTCACTATATTCACCTTGCAATAATTCTTTAACAGCTTCTGCCTTTTTAGAACCCATAGCAACAAGTAGAACTTGTTTCGCTTTCATAATGCTTCCAATTCCCATTGTAATCGCATGAGTTGGCACATCTTCTTCTTTTTCGAAGAATCGAAGGTTTGCTTGGCGTGTAGATTCTGTTAATTCAACAATGTTTGTTGGAGAATTAAACGGTGTTCCTGGCTCATTAAATCCGATGTGACCGTTTTCACCGATTCCAAGAATCTGTAGGTCAACTGGGTTAGCAGCTAGAATGCTCTCGTAACGTTTGCACTCTTCCTCTAAATCACTTGCCATCCCGTTTGGTACATAAGTTTGTTTAAATGGAAGATGATCAAACAACTGTTCTTGCATGAAATAGTGATAGCTGTTTTTATCTTCATGTGGTAAATTTACGTACTCATCTAAGTTTACAGTGGTTACACGGCTTGTATCAAGTTTATTTTTTCGCATTTCTGCATAAATACCTAATGGAGAGCTTCCTGTAGCCATTCCTAATGTTGGATTTTCTTTTGTTTTTACAACTTCTTCAATTAATTTATAACCTGCTTCTGCTAATTCTTCTGGAGTTTTTACAACAAGAATATTCATTTAATTACTTCCCTTCCTTCATATGAATTCCTAAACGAACCGTATCATATACATGTAAATCTTCATTCATCACAACAAAGTCTGCATCTTTTCCTACCGCTAATGCACCTTTATTATTTAATCCAAACTCTTCTGCTTGGTTAACTGATGTCATAAGTACTGCATCTTCGATTGAACAACCTGTAAATTCAATTACATTTCGGAAAGCTTGATCCATTTTTAGAATACTACCAGCTAACGTTCCATCTTCTAATCGAGCACTACCATCTTTTACATGTACTGGCTGTCCGCCAAGCTCATATAATCCATCTTCAAGACCTTTTGCACGCATTGCGTCAGTAATAACACTTACTTTTTTCGGTCCTTTTAACTTATATGCTAATTTCACCATGTCAGGGTGAATATGAATACCATCTGTAATTACTTCAACCATTACATCTGGATTTAATAACACATGACCCACAACTCCTGGTTCACGGTGATGTAATCCACGCATTTGATTGTATAAATGTGTCGCATGTGTAATCTTTCTATTTTTTAGTTGCGCATCAATTGCATCTGTATGTCCCATTGTGCCAACTACACCAGTTTCAGCAAGATATTGTTCAAACTCTAATGCTCCCTCTTCTTCTGGTGCATATGTTACTAATTTAATTAAGTTCCCACTTGCTTCTTGCCATTGTTTAAATTGCTCAATATTTGCAGGAACGATATGTTCAAGTGGCTGTGCACCTGCACGTTTCTTTGAAACATAAGGTCCTTCTAAATGAATATATTCGAAATGCGCTCCTTTTTCTTTTGCTTCTTTCGCAGCAGTTAACGCTGCTTCAATTGCCTCTGGAGCTTGTGTCATTGTTGTTGGGAAGTAAGTTGTAACCCCTTCTTTTAACATTTCTTTACCTAGAGTTACTAACCCATCGCTATTTGCATCCATCGCATCAATATCGTATCCACCATGAATATGAACATCGATCATACCTGGAATTATAATCTTCCCTGTAGCATCAAAAACAGTTTCATTTTCTTGTGGTACATATTGAGCCATCAAACCAATTTCTTTAATGGTTTCTGCGTAACGAATAAATCCGTTTTCCACTATTTCTTGACCTGTGTAAATTTTGGCATTGATGACAATTTGCGTTTTCATTTTCATCGATCCTTTCCCATGAATTACCTACTTGTTATTATTACCTTATTCGCCTAGTTCCATCTTAATATACGCACAAGTAGTTGTCTATACATTCTAATGAAATTTCCTTTTTATTCAACAGAAAAGGAAATTTCTTACGTCTCTTATAATTATAATATATATTATTCATTTTTCCAAAAAGGGACAGTATCGCCCCCTAATATAGAAATCACTTCAACAATGGCATTAATCCGCTAGATTCTAACATAATATGTTCACCATCTGTTTCCATTTCTACTGTACGTTTATTCGTTCTATATACCATTATACCGTGCCTTTTTAAGCGTTTCACTACACTTTGGTGAGGATGTCCATACGGATTATTACTCCCGTACGATAGAATAGCAAACTGCGGTTCCACTTTTTTTATAAACGTTTCACTTGTTGAAGTATATGAGCCATGATGCCCCACTTTTAACACATCTGCATGGACATCAAATTGTTTTAATATTTCATGTTCTGTCCGTACATCCGCGTCACCCATTAATAAAAAATCCGCTTTTCCATATCGCACCTTTAAAACAATTGAGGATTCATTATTTTCATCTTTTGATTTCCCGTTGTTTAATACTTGTATAGAAACATGTGGATCCAGCGGTATATATTGTCCTTCCTTTACTGAAACGAAAGGTATTCCTCTTTTTTTTATATTATTCCGATACGTATGATAAGTAAGAGAACTATATGTTTTTCCGCTATCTAGTATAAGCGATACCGGCATTTGCTCTACAATTGGAATTAACCCCCCTATATGATCCATATCGGGATGCGTACTGACAATTACATCTAAATGATTAATCCCTTTCTCAATTAATTTCTGAATAATAACCTCTCCTGCTTCATAAGGTCCTCCATCAATTAACATTGTTTGTCCATTTGGCATTATAATAAGTGTTGCGTCACCTTGCCCCACTTTTAAAAAGCTCACTTTCATTTTACTAAGATGTTGCCGATGCATATGTAAAGGAGACGTAGTATGAATGGACATCATATACCTTTTAGCTGATGCGCTATTTAAAGAAAAACATAATAAAACAGAAACTAATAATAAAATAATCCGCATACCTCTCATAACTCGTCTCCTTTTTTCATTTAGTATGGCACTGTAAATAATTGATATACAAAAAAAGCTTAGCAAAATGCTAAGCTTTTATTTCCATATCTCCTGTAAGCAACCGAAGAATAAATCTGCTTCATTCATTTGTTCATTCTCTTCAGAAAGCGGTGGTAAATCATCTAATGTTTTCAATCCAAATGTGTCTAAAAATTCTTTTGTTGTTCCGTATAAAATAGGACGCCCTGGTCCTTCTGCTCTTCCCATTTCTTTTATAAGTAAATGTGAAACCAACGTTTGTAACGCCTTATCAGTTTTAACTCCTCTAATCTCTTCCATTTCAGTCCTTGTGATTGGTTGGCGATATGCAACAATCGCTAACGTTTCGAGGGCAGCTTGTGAGAGTGAAGCAGCTGTTGGTGTATCTATTAATTTTTGATAATATGAAGCATGTTCTTTCTTTGTAGCAAAACGATATACTTTTGCATACTGTACAATTTGCAAACCACGGTTTGCACCTTCACATTCTTGTTGCATTTCTTCTAAAATATTAATTGCTTCATTCATTTCAATTTCAAGAACTTTCGCTATTTGTTCTGGATAAATCCCTTCATCACCAGAAACAAATAAAAGGCCTTCAATAATTGACTTTTGTTCTTTCCTATCCATTTCACGAGCTCCTTCCTTCTATTTTCTCATAAAAATACACATCAAAAAACCGAATCACAATTAATGCGTTCGGTTCAATATTTTTTCTCTTGTTCCAAACGATACATTAAAACATAGCATGAGATAAAATGTTGCTATCCCATTTTCACATACTGGCTCTATGCAGATTTATTAGAGCTTGATACGAAAATTTCATCAAAATTATGTTCTTGCTCAATTATGATTTGTTGGTTTTTCATAAGTTCCAGAACTGCTAAAAATGTTACAACCATTATTTCACGTTCATCATCAACAAACAAATCATAAAAACTTTGGCGACCACCCTTTATTTTTAACTGTTTTAAAATATCAGTCATTCGCTGTTCAATTGGTATTTCTTGACGAGTAATACGTGTTGTTACAGGTTTTTTTGCCTTTTTACGGCGCATTAATTTTTGAAATGCTGCTAGCATATCATATAACGTAACATCAAGAGGTAAGCTTGTCTCCTCTTCTTGTTGCAACGATGTAAAGTCAATTGGTGGACGTGTATATAGCTGTGCTCTTTCTTGTTCTCTTTCTTTTAACTCAGTAGCAACTTGCTTATATTTCTTATATTCAATTAACCTCTCCATCAATTCTTGACGAGGATCATCTATAAAATCATCACCGTTATCAAGTACATCTTCTTCATGTTTCGGCAACAACATCTTACTTTTAATTTGTAATAACGTTGCAGCCATTACTAAATACTCACTTGCAACATCTAATTGAAGTTCTTTCATCGTATGCACATAAGATAAATATTGCTCTGTAATATCTGCTACAGGAATATTATATATATCAATTTCATAACGATGTATTAAATGTAACAATAGATCTAACGGCCCTTCAAAAGCCTCTACTTTAAAATTATATTGCACAAAGCATCCCACCACATTTTTTCTATAACAACATAAGTATAGAGCATACTCATGTTCTATCCAACCTTTTTAAGAAATTTAATTAAAAATAGACCGATGCCTATGTCATCATGCCCACCACTTCATATGATAACAGTGTAGTAAGAACAATGTAGGAGGTCAAAAAACTATGGGTCACGTTGATTGTGGTTTTAGCGGTGGGTTCGCATTACTTGTTGTACTGTTTATTTTACTAATTATTGTAGGAGCAGCTTGCTTCTGCTAATATGAACAATAACGGATAGGGGGAAACTTCCTAGTCGTTTATTGTTCATATTTCTATGATACACTTATATGTATAACCGTTAGATAGGAGCGAGAAAACATGTATCTTACCGAATACATACAATTTTTAATTCATTTCCATGGAGATTATGACTATTTTGAATGCCACGAAATACTAGAAGAGTATTGGAAGACAAAACCAAGAGGTAATCGTGATCATTACTTAGTTGGTCTCATTCAAATTGCAGTTTCTTTATACCACCAAAGACGTGCTAATTGGAATGGTTCTACAAAAATGATGAAAAGCGCAATTACAATTTTAGAAAAAAGCGGTGTGCCTTTACAACGTTTAGGAATTAATCAAGTACAACTTCTTTCCTTGCTCAATGAAAGATTGCAATCTATCCATAAAAAAGAACGTTTTGTACCTTTATTTTTACCCTTATCAGATTCATCGTTAGAGAAGCAGTGCATAGAGTTATGTCAAAAACAAAACCTCTCTTGGAAAGACTTGAATGCTATCCCAGGTGAATATATTATAAACAAGCACACTTTGCGTGATCGCACAGAGGTCATTACTGAACGAAACGAACAATTACAAAAAAGAAAGCAGAGATAATAAACTACTTATCTCTGCTTTCACGAATGTATATTTTGTTCTAGCCCTTTACATTTTTCGCAAAAACTTGCTGTTTGCTCATTTCCGCAAATTGTAAACTCAAGAAATTTACTCTTTAACTCTTGAACCATCTTCGTCCCAATCCCCACATGACGATGAGACGGGTTCACACTCAAATGCTGAATTTCTAATACTTGATTCTCTTTTTTTACAATCCCCATTATTCCAACAAAATCTTCATTTTCTTTCCACAAATACAATTGCCAATCATCTTTTGCTTCATATTCTTTCATTGTCAATTGTAATGTTTTCACATCTTTTTCAGTTGGCATAAACGAAAGAAGCCCCATTGCAATTTTTTCATAACTTTTTTTAAAACGAATTAACATAACCCTTATCCCTTCTTACAAAAGTTACAAACTAGTAATCCCCTCAATCACTCTTTTCATATCACATTCATTTTACAATATTTTCAACAGAGTGAGAAGAGTCTAAAACAACTTGATAATCATACAAAGCGAAAAGAAGAAAGTCAAATCTATGTTTCAGCACTATTCCTTTAATAAATAGAGTTAAAAAAAGAAAATTTTATATGGAATGGAAAGAAACATATCATTCAACAGCACTTCATTTATAGTTACTCTAAAGCAGCACAATTCTAGCAAAATTAATATAACAAAAAATATTTATTGAAACATATAATGTAATGTATTCTATGTAATTGGTTAAAGGTTTGTTCTCACAAACAATATATTTTAGCAACAATACTACTTGTATGATGAGCTGTAGAAGTAGTACTCAATCTCATTAAAAATAAAAAAGAGAGCAAAAGCTCTCTTTTTCCTTACCTTATTCTTCCCAAACTTTAACTTCTTTCATTACATCGCCTTGACGCATTTTTAATACTGTTTCAATACCGCTTGTTGCTTTACCGAATACAGTATGAACACCATCTAAATGCGGCTGTGGCTCATGAACGATAAAGAATTGGCTACCGCCTGTGTTACGGCCAGCGTGAGCCATAGAAAGTGATCCTACAAGGTGTCTATGAGGGTTTCCATCAGTTTCACATGGAATAGAGTAACCTGGGCCACCTGCACCTGTACCTGTTGGGTCTCCACCTTGGCTTACGAAGCCAGGAATAACACGGTGGAATGTAACACCGTCATAAAATCCTTGCTCTGCTAATTTTTTAAAGTTTTCTACTGTTTTCGGTGCTTCTTCTGGGAAAAATTCCAAGTCGATTTTTTCACCGTTTTCCATTAATATGTATCCTAAAGTTTTCATACGTATATGTCTCCTTTCAACTATCTCAGCACTATATTACCACATTCATGACTAGAAACAAAAAGAATCCGACAATCTAGATACTTCTTTTTTGAAATGTGGAAAAAGCTAGGTGACAAATAAGAAATATATACTATAATAACTTTGTTGCCCGAAAATTTTAGAAAGAGAAAGGGAGCGATTTTTCGTGAAAACGAAATTATTAGCTCTGCTATTAGCTGTAACGGTATTTATGATGCCAACAGCTTCATTTGCAGACATCATTGAGGGAGAATCAATTGTTACATTAGGAGAGAACTTATCCGAACAACAAAAACAAGATCTGTTAAAAGAAATGAAAGCACCAAAAGATGCTACAATTATCACTGTATCTAATGCGGAAGAACATAAATTTCTAGAAGGCATTGTTCCAAAAGCACAAATTGGTACGAGAGCAATTTCTTCTTCTATGATTACATACACAAAACCAGGATCTGGTCTTATTGTACGATCAAAGAACATTAACTGGGTAACAGATGCAATGTACACTAACGCTTTGATTACAGCAGGTGTAAAAGATGCAGAAATTCAAATTACTGCACCTTTTAAAGTTTCAGGAACTGCAGCTTTAACTGGATTAATGAAAGCATACGAAACTGCGTCCAATAAACAAATTCCTGAAGAAGTTAAAAAAGTAGCGAATGAAGAAATGGTACAAACAGCCCAGCTTGGTGATAAAATTGGTGAAGAAAAAGCAGTTCAACTTGTTGCAAAAATTAAAGAAGAAATTGCAAAAGAACAGCCAAAAACAACAGAAGATTTACGTTCATTAATTAAAAAAATTGCTGATCAACTCGGCATTACATTGACAGATGAACAGTTAGATAACTTAGTATCGTTATTTGATAAAATGAAAAATCTTAATATCGATTGGAATCAAGTTGGTAGTCAATTAAACAAAGCAAAAGAACACGTTTCTGCCTTCTTAGGTTCTCAAGAAGCACAAAGTTTTCTAGATAAAGTGAAAGATTTCTTCTCAAGTATCATTGATTTTGTTAAATCTTTATT
This DNA window, taken from Bacillus cereus ATCC 14579, encodes the following:
- the ptsH gene encoding phosphocarrier protein HPr, whose amino-acid sequence is MEKIFKVTSDSGIHARPATLLVNTASKFGSDINLEYNGKNVNLKSIMGVMSLGIQQNAEIKITANGDDAAQALAAIEETMKNEGLGE
- the ptsG gene encoding PTS glucose transporter subunit IIABC; translation: MFKKIFGVLQKVGKALMLPVAILPAAGILLGFGNAFQNPQLTNVIPALKADWFVMVAKIMEQSGDIIFANLALLFAVGVAIGLAGGDGVAGLAAFVGYLIMNKTMSVFLEVDKLVKVTSSGADPVKIGFADPAYANVLGIPTLQTGVFGGIIVGIVAAYCYNKYFNIELPSYLGFFAGKRFVPIATATFSLIVGIIMCFVWPYIQGGLNTFSHQMIDANRTIAAFIFGLIERSLIPFGLHHIFYSPFWFEFGQYTNAAGELIRGDQKIFMAQLKDGVELTAGTFTTGKYPFMMFGLPAAALAMYHEARPENKKLAAGILGSAALTSFLTGITEPLEFSFLFVAPVLFGIHAVFAGLSFMTMQILGVKIGMTFSGGLIDFLLFGVLPGRTAWWWVIIVGLVLAVIYYFGFRFAIRKWNLKTPGREVANANDGAGKAEAGELPREVLVALGGKENIASLDACITRLRVQVNEQKNVNKDRLKELGAAGVLEVGNNIQAIFGPKSDTLKSQIHDIMSGRTPHVEKEDPVKVEETPQKVDENETIVSPIEGKILPITEVPDQVFSGKMMGDGFAIEPTEGTVVSPVNGEIVNVFPTKHAIGIQSEGGKEILIHFGIDTVKLNGEGFEALVAQGDKVKQGQPLLKVDLAFVKENAPSIITPIVFTNLQQGQQVELKKDGNVKKGETAIIDIQ
- the glcT gene encoding glucose PTS transporter transcription antiterminator GlcT — protein: MSNYLEIKKVLNNNVIIASHPEHEEVVVIGKGIGFGKKAKDVLEQEQIEKMFVLKNERDREQYKLLVPHISEKLIELMNDIMLYIQGKAKSPLNEHIHIALTDHISFAIKKLKQGLTIDNPFLVETKMLYPKEYEIAEGVVELLNSRLQITLPEGEIGFIALHIYSSLTNSDLSSVNQNSRLIAQLVSLIETNLQITLDQESIHYLRLIRHLQYAIERVKKGEKVEESQSFADLLKAEYPACYNLAWKLVKVMQKELQLPVYEAESIYLTMHLQRLVKAEHV
- a CDS encoding Cof-type HAD-IIB family hydrolase; protein product: MIKMFVSDIDGTMMQHGGLIDEQDVAALRSLAEQNVILCFASGRLDNEIADLMKAVNTNFHRISVNGVFVYTHENKQLLSATFDSNILPDLLAMTNEDPYFRYVSDEHNYYIEEKTPFIQELEQQVTMTSVEEPNLLQKIDDTIFPNKISVGGTKESLQLLQKKIDEKFHGKVSTFISAEQCLDVMPPNVSKGSAISVLLNEFQIKPEEIACIGDSYNDIPMFSLTPHSFAMSQADDAVKKHAHYVVNHVKDAVNHVIAHNKNTTHSL
- a CDS encoding GntR family transcriptional regulator — encoded protein: MNIDKYSPFPIYYQIQEWVKQLIEDGEWKPGDKIPSENELCDKFEVSRMTIRQAINNLVEQGYLYRKRGIGTFVQLPKVEQKLQGMTGFTEDMISRGMNPSSQLLSFRLVPATAKIADRLRIQEGESVYEVRRIRLADDEPIAFETTYLSPALVKDINEEILQQSLYEHLEKKLGFKLVSATQSIEASVATENEAEHLHIPKKAPVLVMRQWSYSEGEIPLEYVKCIYRGDRYKFITNIARNK
- the nagB gene encoding glucosamine-6-phosphate deaminase; its protein translation is MNILVVKTPEELAEAGYKLIEEVVKTKENPTLGMATGSSPLGIYAEMRKNKLDTSRVTTVNLDEYVNLPHEDKNSYHYFMQEQLFDHLPFKQTYVPNGMASDLEEECKRYESILAANPVDLQILGIGENGHIGFNEPGTPFNSPTNIVELTESTRQANLRFFEKEEDVPTHAITMGIGSIMKAKQVLLVAMGSKKAEAVKELLQGEYSEECPATVLQRHPNVTVIADQEALSLCSEAIADEHRQVFTISDLLSDSRVGETAN